A section of the Epinephelus moara isolate mb chromosome 3, YSFRI_EMoa_1.0, whole genome shotgun sequence genome encodes:
- the pcf11 gene encoding pre-mRNA cleavage complex 2 protein Pcf11 isoform X1, whose protein sequence is MDCLLISGYGIDQARVGFPGSLGSKMDDKAAREDACREYQSSLEDLTFNSKPHINMLTILAEENLNFAKDIVAIIEAQISKAPSAEKLPVLYLVDSIVKNVGGEYLAVFAKNLITSFICVFEKVDENTRKSLFKLRSTWDDVFPLKKLYLLDVRVNSVDPAWPIKPLPPTVNASIHVNPKFLKQSEEPSSPVPAPAQPQPPPPPAASASQPVPAISQSSLTQEQLIRQQLLAKQKQLLELQQKKIELELEQTKAQLAGGFVMPTATSVSTPATQSAALSTAPKTTSQTVPVVRPWLPPQTQTDAKSTTRDPRLNRTGPPAASQAKEQPAGKKDGLATPEKSTRPEKARAPRKDVLEDKAKSKSPSPLAKSVQSKNKQAEAEILKSADGTKKDPRLKKRTQDKSGDARDEELKEKKRCTEKKEREGAARGVDPQRSSKGKLVNGSVTKHDREEPAEKLEFKTGGNARTHARKRTRSRSRSRSPATSPKRKDRRSPKSRARSSSLSPSPSHKAGKPRRVRAEEPEHGKPGREARLAPKKNQSENRRSKRPAEDRHSEARDSHSPRSHDGGGKEAKEAPHRWRSGWEENKHAKLPEEPHLKPSGPPRHKQYGGPPRPTTPRTPKHRLSVDANLQIPEVLNSASKKDLLRRASKRLESGEITEEDFLNMAHKIKHFFQYQEERQRSDSWEESADFPAKKLPLLTTPGAPSQPRPHEGMDPAELSYYEHKSKLRKTQVTHRNTGEEWDGEESPEESEETGQGEKTGRSAGHPPSHKYSRAPRDRPGERRSKEREEPRPPLGPMIEEYHHGKEFPTLKSLPGLRFRRRADPRESKRSEVRFWSCGVSGSRSGTLQQGEREWNSPLTERQRLDEREEQKSGYDAPRRYGQPVESRLPDPRRPEVPPPSGTVVHRNCPSPAGLDPPAPRFERERLSPLHQKDSAEMSPVPRFESPNSEHSDDGPLNLDAPPLPPPPKSILKAPVRGGPLSSVRQHSDSPGHTPPHDGGHPSSRYDGPGHMGPSRPHPPGWYESGGPGRYDESSRFDGPHHQGPGRFDGGGPPHHNMPERFDGPHMSHGPMRGGDSMGRFDGPPHPQGPGRFDGPIGQQPPVRFDGPGPGPGHFEGPIQRFDGPLRFDNNMAPGPGSGPMNFQQTRPIRFDGPPNQMGPMRFDGPGPLRFEGPVQPGPRFDLPNVPHQGGPPRYECAPSQQGPLRFPPQHNLQPPMGPMAPPMYEPIAPPQNFNMAPQRFPEPMNPQFPAGPMAFPAQPNLQPAGSFNMQAAPPFSQPGPVPFYNPAAPAVSMQQPVNMLANPNQPFLPQNPVPFGQQTPQVAPPENHFGQVDVNDLLSKLISTGIIKPSQPDAAPTTTTTESSSTPSAAPPVVEEEEEEADEVEEEDDIPDLTSFTVDDMKQRYESVVTKLYSGNQCCLCSMRFTTAQTDMYADHLDWHFRQNHAGKVASKKITHRRWYYTLTDWIEFEEIADLEERAKSQFFEKENEEEVQKSQAAAKEKEFQSVKATKDQVGESCEICQEPFETYWVEEEEDWFLKNAVRVDDKNFHPACFEDYKNSSYLDVTPSPNKLLTDHPLSAYIKSEEEEEGTSCEVAAAAAAAVVAASVSVKQEVKSEASELPDVKKEEEEEVLRDEVQCEESKQ, encoded by the exons GCCCCATCTGCCGAGAAGCTTCCAGTTTTGTACTTAGTGGATTCCATAGTGAAGAATGTTGGAGGAGAGTACCTTGCAGTGTTTGCTAAAAACCTAATCACTTCATTTATATGTGTCTTTGAAAAG GTGGACGAAAACACTAGAAAGAGTCTGTTCAAGCTGCGCTCGACGTGGGACGATGTGTTTCCTCTCAAGAAACTCTACCTGCTGGACGTGCGGGTCAACTCTGTGGACCCGGCCTGGCCCATCAAGCCGCTGCCGCCCACAGTCAACGCCAGCATTCATGTCAACCCCAAGTTTTTAAAGCAG TCTGAGGAGCCGTCCTCTCCGGTGCCCGCCCCCGCTCAGCCGCAACCGCCGCCACCGCCGGCAGCGTCGGCTTCCCAGCCGGTCCCCGCCATCAGCCAGTCGAGCCTGACCCAGGAGCAGCTGATCCGCCAGCAGCTGCTGGCCAAACAGAAGCAGCTCCTGGAGCTTCAGCAGAAGAAGATCGAGCTAGagctggaacagacaaaagcacAGCTG GCCGGTGGATTTGTGATGCCAACAGCGACTTCAGTCTCAACTCCAGCAACGCAGAGTGCGGCACTGAGCACGGCACCGAAGACCACCAGCCAAACCGTCCCCGTGGTCCGACCGTGGCTACCTCCTCAGACTCAGACAGACGCTAAGTCGACCACCAGAGACCCCCGACTGAACCGCACCGGCCCCCCTGCTGCCTCCCAGGCCAAAGAACAGCCTGCTGGCAAGAAGGATGGCCTCGCCACACCTGAGAAATCCACCCGGCCAGAGAAGGCCAGGGCCCCGAGGAAAGACGTGTTAGAGGACAAGGCCAAGTCCAAGTCTCCATCTCCGCTGGCCAAAAGTGTccagagtaaaaacaaacaggcGGAGGCCGAGATTCTGAAGTCAGCTGACGGCACGAAGAAAGACCCCCGACTGAAGAAACGCACACAGGACAAGAGTGGAGACGCCAGAGATGAGGAGctgaaggagaagaaaagatgCACAGAGAAGAAGGAGCGAGAGGGCGCCGCCCGGGGGGTCGACCCTCAACGGTCCAGCAAGGGGAAGCTGGTGAACGGCTCAGTGACCAAACACGACCGCGAAGAGCCCGCGGAGAAGCTCGAGTTCAAGACCGGAGGCAACGCCCGGACGCACGCCAGGAAACGTACCCGCTCCCGCTCCAGGTCTCGCTCCCCCGCCACCTCCCCAAAGAGGAAGGACAGGCGGTCCCCAAAGAGCAGAGCCCGGAGCAGCTCCCTGTCCCCGTCTCCCTCCCACAAAGCCGGCAAACCCAGGAGGGTCCGTGCAGAAGAACCGGAGCACGGCAAGCCCGGCAGAGAGGCCCGCCTCGCGCCCAAGAAGAACCAATCAGAGAACAGGAGGTCAAAGAGGCCGGCTGAGGATCGGCACTCTGAGGCCAGAGACTCTCACTCCCCACGGAGCCACGACGGAGGAGGCAAGGAGGCCAAGGAGGCTCCTCACCGCTGGAGGAGCGGCTGGGAGGAGAACAAACA tgCGAAGCTGCCGGAGGAACCTCACCTGAAGCCCTCAGGACCTCCCAGACACAAACAGTACGGCGGCCCGCCTCGCCCCACCACCCCCCGAACCCCGAAGCATCGCCTCAGCGTAGACGCCAATCTGCAGATACCTGAAGTCCTCAACTCCGCCTCCAAGAAGGACCTGCTGAGGAGG GCCAGTAAGCGTCTGGAGAGCGGCGAGATCACCGAGGAGGACTTCCTGAACATGGcccacaagatcaaacactTCTTTCAGTATCAGGAGGAGAGGCAGCGCTCCGACAGCTGGGAAGAGTCCGCTGACTTCCCTGCCAAGAAACTGCCGCTGCTGACTACCCCGGGTGCCCCCTCCCAGCCACGGCCCCATGAAGGCATGGACCCAGCGGAGCTGTCATACTACGAACACAAGTCCAAGCTCAGGAAGACGCAGGTCACCCACCGAAACACCGGGGAGGAGTGGGACGGCGAGGAGAGTCCAGAGGAAAGCGAGGAGACTGGGCAGGGTGAGAAGACGGGCCGCAGCGCCGGACACCCGCCATCACATAAATACAGCCGGGCGCCACGGGACAGACCAG GTGAGAGGAGGAGTAAAGAGCGTGAGGAGCCCCGCCCACCACTCGGCCCCATGATCGAGGAGTACCACCACGGCAAAGAGTTCCCCACCCTGAAGTCTCTGCCGGGCCTTCGCTTCAGGAGGAGAGCCGACCCCAGAGAGTCCA agaggtcagaggtcaggttcTGGAGCTGCGGGGTGTCAGGGTCTCGATCAGGGACACTTCAGCAGG GTGAGAGGGAGTGGAACTCTCCGCTGACAGAACGCCAACGCCTCGACGAACGTGAGGAGCAGAAGAGCGGCTACGATGCTCCGCGGAGGTACGGCCAACCTGTCGAATCCAGGCTCCCTGACCCACGGAGGCCAGAGGTGCCCCCGCCCTCCGGCACCGTGGTGCACAGGAACTGTCCGAGTCCAGCTGGTCTGGACCCGCCGGCGCCCAGGTTTGAGCGCGAGCGCCTGTCTCCTCTACACCAGAAAGACTCTGCAGAGATGAGCCCAGTCCCGCGCTTCGAGAGCCCCAACAGTGAACACTCCGACGATGGGCCACTCAATCTGGATGCCCCCCCGCTTCCCCCTCCACCCAAGTCCATCCTCAAGGCGCCTGTCCGTGGAGGACCGCTGTCTTCTGTCCGACAGCACAGTGACTCCCCAGGACACACACCTCCTCATGATGGAGGACACCCCTCCTCCCGGTACGACGGGCCCGGACACATGGGCCCCTCCAGACCGCACCCTCCAGGGTGGTACGAGAGTGGTGGACCCGGGCGTTACGATGAGTCGTCCCGATTCGACGGGCCTCACCACCAGGGTCCTGGCAGGTTTGATGGCGGGGGACCGCCTCATCACAATATGCCAGAGAGGTTTGACGGACCCCACATGTCTCACGGTCCAATGAGGGGCGGAGACAGCATGGGGCGGTTTGACGGTCCGCCTCACCCTCAGGGCCCCGGGAGATTTGATGGTCCCATTGGTCAGCAGCCCCCGGTGAGGTTCGACGGTCCAGGGCCCGGACCGGGTCACTTTGAGGGTCCTATTCAGCGCTTTGACGGCCCGCTGCGCTTTGACAACAACATGGCTCCTGGTCCTGGATCTGGACCAATGAACTTCCAGCAGACGCGACCCATCCGCTTTGACGGCCCTCCAAACCAGATGGGCCCGATGAGGTTCGACGGCCCTGGTCCGCTGCGCTTCGAGGGGCCCGTTCAGCCAGGTCCCAGGTTTGACTTACCCAACGTGCCCCATCAGGGTGGGCCACCGCGGTACGAGTGTGCCCCCAGCCAGCAGGGCCCCCTGAGGTTTCCTCCTCAACACAACCTGCAGCCCCCCATGGGGCCGATGGCCCCACCCATGTACGAACCTATTGCCCCCCCGCAGAACTTCAACATGGCCCCCCAGCGCTTCCCTGAGCCCATGAACCCTCAGTTCCCGGCGGGGCCAATGGCGTTCCCAGCTCAGCCCAACCTGCAGCCAGCAGGAAGCTTCAACATGCAAGCGGCGCCGCCCTTCAGCCAGCCGGGCCCCGTCCCCTTCTACAACCCCGCTGCCCCCGCCGTCAGCATGCAGCAGCCG GTAAACATGTTGGCGAACCCCAACCAGCCCTTCCTGCCTCAGAACCCAGTGCCTTTCGGACAGCAGA CTCCGCAGGTCGCCCCTCCAGAGAACCACTTCGGTCAGGTTGACGTCAACGACCTGCTGTccaaactcatttccaccggcATCATCAAACCCTCGCAGCCCGACGCCGCACCGACCACCACCACCACGG AATCATCTTCCACGCCCTCAGCAGCTCCGcctgtggtggaggaggaggaagaggaggcggatgaggtggaggaggaagacgacATCCCGGACCTGACCAGCTTCACTGTCGATGACATGAAACA GCGTTACGAGAGCGTGGTGACCAAGCTGTACTCAGGGAACCAGTGCTGCTTGTGCAGCATGAGGTTCACCACCGCTCAGACCGACATGTACGCCGACCACCTGGACTGGCACTTCAGACAGAACCACGCCGGCAAGGTCGCCAGCAAGAAGATCACACACCGCCGCTGGTACTACACGCTCACG gacTGGATAGAGTTCGAGGAGATCGCCGACCTGGAGGAGCGAGCCAAGAGTCAGTTCTTTGAGAAGGAGAAcgaggaggaggtgcagaagaGCCAGGCGGCCGCCAAGGAGAAGGAGTTCCAGAGCGTGAAGGCCACCAAGGACCAAGTGGGAGAG TCGTGTGAAATCTGTCAGGAGCCCTTTGAGACGTactgggtggaggaggaggaggactggtTCCTGAAGAACGCCGTCAGGGTCGATGACAAG aACTTCCACCCCGCCTGTTTTGAAGATTATAAAAAT TCGTCGTACCTCGACGTCACGCCGTCGCCCAACAAGCTGCTCACTGATCATCCGCTGAGCGCTTACATAAAGAgcgaagaagaggaggagggcacttcctgtgaagttgctgctgccgccgccgccgccgtcGTCGCCGCCTCAGTCtcagtcaaacaggaagtgaagtctGAGGCGAGCGAGCTTCCCGATgtgaaaaaagaggaggaggaggaggttttaAGAGACGAAGTGCAATGTGAGGAGAGCAAACAGTGA
- the pcf11 gene encoding pre-mRNA cleavage complex 2 protein Pcf11 isoform X3: MDCLLISGYGIDQARVGFPGSLGSKMDDKAAREDACREYQSSLEDLTFNSKPHINMLTILAEENLNFAKDIVAIIEAQISKAPSAEKLPVLYLVDSIVKNVGGEYLAVFAKNLITSFICVFEKVDENTRKSLFKLRSTWDDVFPLKKLYLLDVRVNSVDPAWPIKPLPPTVNASIHVNPKFLKQAGGFVMPTATSVSTPATQSAALSTAPKTTSQTVPVVRPWLPPQTQTDAKSTTRDPRLNRTGPPAASQAKEQPAGKKDGLATPEKSTRPEKARAPRKDVLEDKAKSKSPSPLAKSVQSKNKQAEAEILKSADGTKKDPRLKKRTQDKSGDARDEELKEKKRCTEKKEREGAARGVDPQRSSKGKLVNGSVTKHDREEPAEKLEFKTGGNARTHARKRTRSRSRSRSPATSPKRKDRRSPKSRARSSSLSPSPSHKAGKPRRVRAEEPEHGKPGREARLAPKKNQSENRRSKRPAEDRHSEARDSHSPRSHDGGGKEAKEAPHRWRSGWEENKHAKLPEEPHLKPSGPPRHKQYGGPPRPTTPRTPKHRLSVDANLQIPEVLNSASKKDLLRRASKRLESGEITEEDFLNMAHKIKHFFQYQEERQRSDSWEESADFPAKKLPLLTTPGAPSQPRPHEGMDPAELSYYEHKSKLRKTQVTHRNTGEEWDGEESPEESEETGQGEKTGRSAGHPPSHKYSRAPRDRPGERRSKEREEPRPPLGPMIEEYHHGKEFPTLKSLPGLRFRRRADPRESKRSEVRFWSCGVSGSRSGTLQQGEREWNSPLTERQRLDEREEQKSGYDAPRRYGQPVESRLPDPRRPEVPPPSGTVVHRNCPSPAGLDPPAPRFERERLSPLHQKDSAEMSPVPRFESPNSEHSDDGPLNLDAPPLPPPPKSILKAPVRGGPLSSVRQHSDSPGHTPPHDGGHPSSRYDGPGHMGPSRPHPPGWYESGGPGRYDESSRFDGPHHQGPGRFDGGGPPHHNMPERFDGPHMSHGPMRGGDSMGRFDGPPHPQGPGRFDGPIGQQPPVRFDGPGPGPGHFEGPIQRFDGPLRFDNNMAPGPGSGPMNFQQTRPIRFDGPPNQMGPMRFDGPGPLRFEGPVQPGPRFDLPNVPHQGGPPRYECAPSQQGPLRFPPQHNLQPPMGPMAPPMYEPIAPPQNFNMAPQRFPEPMNPQFPAGPMAFPAQPNLQPAGSFNMQAAPPFSQPGPVPFYNPAAPAVSMQQPVNMLANPNQPFLPQNPVPFGQQTPQVAPPENHFGQVDVNDLLSKLISTGIIKPSQPDAAPTTTTTESSSTPSAAPPVVEEEEEEADEVEEEDDIPDLTSFTVDDMKQRYESVVTKLYSGNQCCLCSMRFTTAQTDMYADHLDWHFRQNHAGKVASKKITHRRWYYTLTDWIEFEEIADLEERAKSQFFEKENEEEVQKSQAAAKEKEFQSVKATKDQVGESCEICQEPFETYWVEEEEDWFLKNAVRVDDKNFHPACFEDYKNSSYLDVTPSPNKLLTDHPLSAYIKSEEEEEGTSCEVAAAAAAAVVAASVSVKQEVKSEASELPDVKKEEEEEVLRDEVQCEESKQ; this comes from the exons GCCCCATCTGCCGAGAAGCTTCCAGTTTTGTACTTAGTGGATTCCATAGTGAAGAATGTTGGAGGAGAGTACCTTGCAGTGTTTGCTAAAAACCTAATCACTTCATTTATATGTGTCTTTGAAAAG GTGGACGAAAACACTAGAAAGAGTCTGTTCAAGCTGCGCTCGACGTGGGACGATGTGTTTCCTCTCAAGAAACTCTACCTGCTGGACGTGCGGGTCAACTCTGTGGACCCGGCCTGGCCCATCAAGCCGCTGCCGCCCACAGTCAACGCCAGCATTCATGTCAACCCCAAGTTTTTAAAGCAG GCCGGTGGATTTGTGATGCCAACAGCGACTTCAGTCTCAACTCCAGCAACGCAGAGTGCGGCACTGAGCACGGCACCGAAGACCACCAGCCAAACCGTCCCCGTGGTCCGACCGTGGCTACCTCCTCAGACTCAGACAGACGCTAAGTCGACCACCAGAGACCCCCGACTGAACCGCACCGGCCCCCCTGCTGCCTCCCAGGCCAAAGAACAGCCTGCTGGCAAGAAGGATGGCCTCGCCACACCTGAGAAATCCACCCGGCCAGAGAAGGCCAGGGCCCCGAGGAAAGACGTGTTAGAGGACAAGGCCAAGTCCAAGTCTCCATCTCCGCTGGCCAAAAGTGTccagagtaaaaacaaacaggcGGAGGCCGAGATTCTGAAGTCAGCTGACGGCACGAAGAAAGACCCCCGACTGAAGAAACGCACACAGGACAAGAGTGGAGACGCCAGAGATGAGGAGctgaaggagaagaaaagatgCACAGAGAAGAAGGAGCGAGAGGGCGCCGCCCGGGGGGTCGACCCTCAACGGTCCAGCAAGGGGAAGCTGGTGAACGGCTCAGTGACCAAACACGACCGCGAAGAGCCCGCGGAGAAGCTCGAGTTCAAGACCGGAGGCAACGCCCGGACGCACGCCAGGAAACGTACCCGCTCCCGCTCCAGGTCTCGCTCCCCCGCCACCTCCCCAAAGAGGAAGGACAGGCGGTCCCCAAAGAGCAGAGCCCGGAGCAGCTCCCTGTCCCCGTCTCCCTCCCACAAAGCCGGCAAACCCAGGAGGGTCCGTGCAGAAGAACCGGAGCACGGCAAGCCCGGCAGAGAGGCCCGCCTCGCGCCCAAGAAGAACCAATCAGAGAACAGGAGGTCAAAGAGGCCGGCTGAGGATCGGCACTCTGAGGCCAGAGACTCTCACTCCCCACGGAGCCACGACGGAGGAGGCAAGGAGGCCAAGGAGGCTCCTCACCGCTGGAGGAGCGGCTGGGAGGAGAACAAACA tgCGAAGCTGCCGGAGGAACCTCACCTGAAGCCCTCAGGACCTCCCAGACACAAACAGTACGGCGGCCCGCCTCGCCCCACCACCCCCCGAACCCCGAAGCATCGCCTCAGCGTAGACGCCAATCTGCAGATACCTGAAGTCCTCAACTCCGCCTCCAAGAAGGACCTGCTGAGGAGG GCCAGTAAGCGTCTGGAGAGCGGCGAGATCACCGAGGAGGACTTCCTGAACATGGcccacaagatcaaacactTCTTTCAGTATCAGGAGGAGAGGCAGCGCTCCGACAGCTGGGAAGAGTCCGCTGACTTCCCTGCCAAGAAACTGCCGCTGCTGACTACCCCGGGTGCCCCCTCCCAGCCACGGCCCCATGAAGGCATGGACCCAGCGGAGCTGTCATACTACGAACACAAGTCCAAGCTCAGGAAGACGCAGGTCACCCACCGAAACACCGGGGAGGAGTGGGACGGCGAGGAGAGTCCAGAGGAAAGCGAGGAGACTGGGCAGGGTGAGAAGACGGGCCGCAGCGCCGGACACCCGCCATCACATAAATACAGCCGGGCGCCACGGGACAGACCAG GTGAGAGGAGGAGTAAAGAGCGTGAGGAGCCCCGCCCACCACTCGGCCCCATGATCGAGGAGTACCACCACGGCAAAGAGTTCCCCACCCTGAAGTCTCTGCCGGGCCTTCGCTTCAGGAGGAGAGCCGACCCCAGAGAGTCCA agaggtcagaggtcaggttcTGGAGCTGCGGGGTGTCAGGGTCTCGATCAGGGACACTTCAGCAGG GTGAGAGGGAGTGGAACTCTCCGCTGACAGAACGCCAACGCCTCGACGAACGTGAGGAGCAGAAGAGCGGCTACGATGCTCCGCGGAGGTACGGCCAACCTGTCGAATCCAGGCTCCCTGACCCACGGAGGCCAGAGGTGCCCCCGCCCTCCGGCACCGTGGTGCACAGGAACTGTCCGAGTCCAGCTGGTCTGGACCCGCCGGCGCCCAGGTTTGAGCGCGAGCGCCTGTCTCCTCTACACCAGAAAGACTCTGCAGAGATGAGCCCAGTCCCGCGCTTCGAGAGCCCCAACAGTGAACACTCCGACGATGGGCCACTCAATCTGGATGCCCCCCCGCTTCCCCCTCCACCCAAGTCCATCCTCAAGGCGCCTGTCCGTGGAGGACCGCTGTCTTCTGTCCGACAGCACAGTGACTCCCCAGGACACACACCTCCTCATGATGGAGGACACCCCTCCTCCCGGTACGACGGGCCCGGACACATGGGCCCCTCCAGACCGCACCCTCCAGGGTGGTACGAGAGTGGTGGACCCGGGCGTTACGATGAGTCGTCCCGATTCGACGGGCCTCACCACCAGGGTCCTGGCAGGTTTGATGGCGGGGGACCGCCTCATCACAATATGCCAGAGAGGTTTGACGGACCCCACATGTCTCACGGTCCAATGAGGGGCGGAGACAGCATGGGGCGGTTTGACGGTCCGCCTCACCCTCAGGGCCCCGGGAGATTTGATGGTCCCATTGGTCAGCAGCCCCCGGTGAGGTTCGACGGTCCAGGGCCCGGACCGGGTCACTTTGAGGGTCCTATTCAGCGCTTTGACGGCCCGCTGCGCTTTGACAACAACATGGCTCCTGGTCCTGGATCTGGACCAATGAACTTCCAGCAGACGCGACCCATCCGCTTTGACGGCCCTCCAAACCAGATGGGCCCGATGAGGTTCGACGGCCCTGGTCCGCTGCGCTTCGAGGGGCCCGTTCAGCCAGGTCCCAGGTTTGACTTACCCAACGTGCCCCATCAGGGTGGGCCACCGCGGTACGAGTGTGCCCCCAGCCAGCAGGGCCCCCTGAGGTTTCCTCCTCAACACAACCTGCAGCCCCCCATGGGGCCGATGGCCCCACCCATGTACGAACCTATTGCCCCCCCGCAGAACTTCAACATGGCCCCCCAGCGCTTCCCTGAGCCCATGAACCCTCAGTTCCCGGCGGGGCCAATGGCGTTCCCAGCTCAGCCCAACCTGCAGCCAGCAGGAAGCTTCAACATGCAAGCGGCGCCGCCCTTCAGCCAGCCGGGCCCCGTCCCCTTCTACAACCCCGCTGCCCCCGCCGTCAGCATGCAGCAGCCG GTAAACATGTTGGCGAACCCCAACCAGCCCTTCCTGCCTCAGAACCCAGTGCCTTTCGGACAGCAGA CTCCGCAGGTCGCCCCTCCAGAGAACCACTTCGGTCAGGTTGACGTCAACGACCTGCTGTccaaactcatttccaccggcATCATCAAACCCTCGCAGCCCGACGCCGCACCGACCACCACCACCACGG AATCATCTTCCACGCCCTCAGCAGCTCCGcctgtggtggaggaggaggaagaggaggcggatgaggtggaggaggaagacgacATCCCGGACCTGACCAGCTTCACTGTCGATGACATGAAACA GCGTTACGAGAGCGTGGTGACCAAGCTGTACTCAGGGAACCAGTGCTGCTTGTGCAGCATGAGGTTCACCACCGCTCAGACCGACATGTACGCCGACCACCTGGACTGGCACTTCAGACAGAACCACGCCGGCAAGGTCGCCAGCAAGAAGATCACACACCGCCGCTGGTACTACACGCTCACG gacTGGATAGAGTTCGAGGAGATCGCCGACCTGGAGGAGCGAGCCAAGAGTCAGTTCTTTGAGAAGGAGAAcgaggaggaggtgcagaagaGCCAGGCGGCCGCCAAGGAGAAGGAGTTCCAGAGCGTGAAGGCCACCAAGGACCAAGTGGGAGAG TCGTGTGAAATCTGTCAGGAGCCCTTTGAGACGTactgggtggaggaggaggaggactggtTCCTGAAGAACGCCGTCAGGGTCGATGACAAG aACTTCCACCCCGCCTGTTTTGAAGATTATAAAAAT TCGTCGTACCTCGACGTCACGCCGTCGCCCAACAAGCTGCTCACTGATCATCCGCTGAGCGCTTACATAAAGAgcgaagaagaggaggagggcacttcctgtgaagttgctgctgccgccgccgccgccgtcGTCGCCGCCTCAGTCtcagtcaaacaggaagtgaagtctGAGGCGAGCGAGCTTCCCGATgtgaaaaaagaggaggaggaggaggttttaAGAGACGAAGTGCAATGTGAGGAGAGCAAACAGTGA